In the genome of Ignavibacteriales bacterium, one region contains:
- a CDS encoding peptidase C1: MKSVISLLVLLLFISTSFLKSQDKNKGVFVEPKPGYFQEIEKGISEFKNPTKEKKKTFRLDFTGMNYPQSKEEFKYFWHNDPISQGNTGTCWSFSTTSFFESEIFRITGKKVSLSPIYTAYYEYIEKAKEFVRTRGNSIVEEGSSLNAVIRIYKTHGIVPATACTGLLTGQQYHDHSELVKEIQTYLQNVKTTNAWNEEEIIAVTKSILNHYLGEPVTEVEVDGKKLTPKEYLNNYLKLNMDDYIDVLSYMQQPYWKKVEYEVPDNWWHNKDYYNLPLEDFMKIIKNSIKNGYTIVIGGDVSEPGYDSWTKCAVVPTFDIPSEYIDEYSRQFRFSNLTTTDDHGIHLVGYEVLDGKTWFLIKDSGSGSRNTGEKGYYFYHEDYVKLKMMDFMVHKDMLKEYLPKFSE, from the coding sequence ATGAAATCAGTTATATCACTTCTCGTTCTTCTTCTTTTTATTTCCACATCTTTCCTAAAATCCCAGGATAAAAACAAAGGTGTGTTTGTTGAACCAAAGCCGGGATACTTCCAGGAAATTGAAAAAGGAATAAGTGAATTTAAAAATCCGACAAAAGAAAAAAAGAAAACATTCAGATTGGATTTTACCGGGATGAATTATCCTCAGTCGAAAGAGGAGTTTAAATACTTCTGGCACAATGATCCGATTTCACAGGGGAACACAGGTACCTGCTGGTCTTTCTCAACAACATCATTTTTTGAATCTGAAATATTTCGTATTACAGGAAAGAAAGTTAGCCTTTCACCAATATATACTGCCTATTATGAATATATCGAGAAGGCAAAAGAGTTTGTACGAACAAGAGGCAATTCAATTGTTGAAGAAGGATCAAGTTTAAATGCGGTAATCAGAATCTATAAAACTCATGGGATTGTTCCCGCAACAGCTTGCACGGGATTGTTAACAGGACAGCAATATCACGACCATAGCGAGTTGGTAAAAGAAATTCAGACTTATCTTCAGAATGTAAAAACAACCAATGCATGGAATGAAGAAGAGATAATCGCAGTTACAAAATCAATCCTTAATCATTACCTTGGTGAACCTGTGACCGAGGTTGAAGTTGATGGAAAAAAACTTACACCTAAAGAATATCTCAACAACTATTTAAAACTGAATATGGATGATTACATAGATGTGCTTTCATATATGCAGCAGCCGTACTGGAAGAAAGTTGAATATGAAGTTCCTGATAATTGGTGGCACAACAAAGATTACTATAACCTGCCGCTTGAAGATTTCATGAAGATCATAAAAAATTCTATTAAGAATGGTTATACAATTGTAATTGGCGGCGACGTTAGCGAGCCCGGCTATGATAGCTGGACCAAATGTGCAGTTGTTCCCACCTTCGATATCCCTTCAGAATATATTGATGAATACAGCAGGCAATTCCGTTTCAGTAATTTAACAACGACTGATGATCACGGAATTCATCTTGTTGGATATGAAGTACTTGATGGCAAAACATGGTTTTTAATTAAAGACTCGGGTTCAGGTTCCCGCAACACAGGCGAAAAGGGATATTATTTTTATCATGAAGATTATGTCAAACTTAAAATGATGGACTTCATGGTTCATAAAGATATGCTGAAAGAATACCTGCCTAAATTTTCTGAATAA
- the gatE gene encoding Glu-tRNA(Gln) amidotransferase subunit GatE: MYDFIFKPFEEMTEADYKTVGFKSGLEIHQQLLTEKKLFCRCPAGKYSRDYDAEILRHMRPTLSEMGVYDGTALMEFKTKKNINYRIKRETVCTYEMDDTPPFLINEDALDIAIGIGMLYNCNTVDELHIARKQYLDGSIPTGFQRTAIFALDGWIPYKDGKVKIVQMSIEEDSCREVSDIGHERVYLTDRLGMPLIETVTEPAMKTPQEVAEVAWQCSKLVRSTQRVRRGIGAAREDVNVSVEGGTRVEIKGVPQIGMIPLLTYNEAMRQWNLLRLREELRRRKITPDTFKSEHFDVTNLLKKVHYAPLKNAVESGMKVNAVVLKGFKDLLHWHTQTDTYFSKEISDRVRVIACLTSIPNLIHSDSKSDTITSSDWQKVRKLTNASDNDTLVIVWGSEDDVHTAVKEIIIRAKEATIGVPSETRQALSDGTNGFERILPGADRMYPDTDLPPKKITKEKLSEIKSWLPEQFWKRIEWYIKLGIPKDTVEELSVSKYAEVFKKAVNDWKVNPTTVAVMLIQFPKRLKKTGHNIDSLNEEMFLSVLKNYSEGKITKDSLYFTLQNVLELGMFTDEVLSTSINKKDFEKLFKDETENFNKIVLNNPEKKNSLFMGILMKKLRGKIPAKVVAEKISFGDEVVK; the protein is encoded by the coding sequence ATGTACGACTTCATCTTCAAACCATTCGAAGAGATGACCGAAGCAGATTACAAAACTGTCGGTTTCAAATCAGGACTCGAAATTCATCAACAACTTTTAACTGAGAAAAAACTTTTTTGCCGTTGCCCCGCAGGTAAATACAGCAGGGATTATGATGCTGAAATATTGAGGCATATGCGTCCCACACTTTCTGAAATGGGAGTTTATGATGGTACTGCGTTAATGGAATTCAAAACAAAAAAGAATATCAACTACCGCATTAAACGTGAGACAGTTTGTACTTATGAAATGGATGATACTCCGCCATTTCTGATAAATGAAGATGCACTTGATATTGCAATCGGAATCGGTATGCTTTACAACTGCAATACTGTTGATGAACTTCACATTGCACGCAAACAATATCTTGATGGAAGTATTCCCACAGGATTTCAACGTACCGCCATTTTTGCGCTTGATGGATGGATTCCATATAAAGATGGAAAAGTTAAAATAGTTCAAATGTCGATTGAAGAAGATTCGTGCAGGGAAGTTTCTGACATCGGTCATGAAAGAGTTTATCTTACTGACCGGCTTGGAATGCCGTTGATTGAAACTGTAACCGAACCCGCCATGAAAACTCCGCAGGAAGTTGCTGAAGTTGCCTGGCAGTGCAGTAAACTTGTAAGAAGCACTCAACGAGTAAGAAGAGGAATTGGCGCAGCAAGAGAAGATGTTAATGTTAGTGTTGAAGGCGGAACAAGAGTTGAAATTAAAGGGGTGCCACAGATAGGGATGATTCCTTTGCTTACTTACAATGAAGCGATGCGTCAATGGAACTTGTTAAGATTAAGAGAGGAACTTAGACGAAGAAAAATTACTCCCGATACTTTTAAATCCGAACATTTTGATGTGACAAATCTTCTGAAAAAAGTTCACTATGCACCACTTAAAAATGCTGTTGAATCCGGAATGAAAGTAAACGCAGTTGTTCTTAAAGGATTTAAAGATTTACTTCACTGGCATACGCAAACTGACACATATTTCTCAAAGGAAATATCAGATAGAGTACGTGTAATTGCTTGTCTCACAAGCATACCTAACCTGATTCACTCTGATAGTAAGAGTGATACAATCACTTCATCTGACTGGCAGAAAGTTAGAAAGTTAACAAACGCATCCGACAATGATACGCTTGTAATTGTTTGGGGCAGTGAAGATGATGTTCATACTGCCGTTAAGGAAATAATCATCCGAGCGAAAGAAGCAACAATCGGAGTTCCTTCAGAAACAAGACAGGCATTAAGTGACGGCACAAACGGATTTGAAAGAATACTTCCGGGCGCAGATAGAATGTATCCTGATACTGACCTTCCCCCTAAAAAAATTACGAAGGAAAAATTATCAGAGATAAAATCATGGCTTCCTGAACAGTTCTGGAAAAGAATAGAATGGTATATCAAACTCGGTATTCCAAAAGACACAGTTGAAGAATTATCAGTTTCAAAATATGCTGAAGTTTTTAAGAAAGCTGTAAACGACTGGAAGGTGAATCCAACAACCGTTGCTGTTATGCTAATCCAATTCCCAAAGAGATTAAAAAAGACAGGACATAATATTGATTCACTTAATGAAGAAATGTTTTTATCAGTCCTAAAAAATTATTCAGAAGGTAAGATCACCAAAGATTCACTTTATTTTACACTTCAAAATGTTCTTGAGCTTGGTATGTTTACTGATGAGGTTCTTTCAACTTCAATAAATAAAAAAGATTTTGAAAAATTATTTAAGGATGAAACGGAAAATTTCAATAAGATTGTTCTAAATAATCCTGAAAAGAAAAATTCATTGTTCATGGGAATACTGATGAAGAAGTTGAGAGGGAAAATTCCTGCTAAAGTTGTTGCGGAGAAAATTAGTTTTGGAGATGAGGTGGTGAAATGA
- the gatD gene encoding Glu-tRNA(Gln) amidotransferase subunit GatD, whose translation MTTITNEDYKGYRGVALQTLQRFSSPVWSDVEIITGDGTYKGLILPRSETADQFHIVIKMPIGYNIGIAAEKIKDIKINGRREAKYKIPEKDFPYDPKKPRVKLFGTGGTIASRLDYRTGAVIPAFSPGELYGSVPELADICNLETEKLYGEFSENIGPKHWKGVAEAIGKEIEKGVRGIVIGHGTDIMHHTAAALSFMVQDSPVPIVMVGSQRSSDRPSSDAALNLIHSVKTATESDIAEVMVCMFGPTSDIYGLLHRGTRVRKMHSSYRSTFRTIGDIPIATVSRENITPLREDYKRRRNDKDVKINAVFEEKVSIVYYYPNMQPDIIDSLVDNGYKGIVIAGTGLGHVNKPMYPALKRAKEKGVAVYMTVQTLWGYVQMYVYDTGRDMMELGVVPAANMLPEVAYVKLGWALGQTSDLQKVKEIMLTPIAGEITEREPSNGYLIYQGGLPEVEEFIKQYRK comes from the coding sequence ATGACAACAATTACAAATGAAGATTATAAAGGTTATCGCGGTGTTGCCCTTCAGACTTTACAAAGATTCAGTTCACCTGTGTGGAGTGATGTCGAAATAATAACCGGTGATGGAACTTATAAAGGATTGATTCTTCCCCGATCTGAAACTGCCGATCAATTTCATATTGTCATTAAAATGCCAATTGGCTATAACATCGGAATTGCTGCTGAAAAAATTAAAGATATAAAAATAAATGGAAGACGCGAGGCTAAGTATAAAATACCTGAAAAAGATTTTCCATACGATCCTAAGAAACCTCGCGTTAAACTATTTGGAACCGGAGGAACTATTGCATCCAGGTTGGATTATCGAACCGGGGCCGTTATACCAGCTTTCTCTCCCGGCGAACTTTACGGGTCTGTTCCTGAGCTGGCTGATATTTGTAATCTTGAAACTGAAAAACTTTACGGGGAGTTTAGTGAAAACATCGGACCGAAACATTGGAAAGGTGTTGCTGAAGCAATTGGAAAAGAAATTGAAAAGGGTGTACGGGGAATTGTAATCGGGCACGGAACGGACATTATGCATCATACAGCAGCTGCTTTATCTTTTATGGTGCAGGATTCTCCGGTTCCTATTGTTATGGTTGGCTCTCAGCGTTCAAGTGATCGTCCTTCATCTGATGCAGCGCTAAACTTAATTCATTCTGTAAAGACAGCCACCGAGAGTGATATAGCTGAGGTAATGGTTTGTATGTTTGGTCCAACTTCTGACATTTACGGATTGCTTCATCGAGGAACACGTGTAAGAAAAATGCATTCAAGTTATCGGTCTACATTTAGAACAATTGGTGATATTCCTATTGCAACTGTCAGTCGTGAAAATATTACTCCTTTAAGAGAAGATTATAAACGAAGAAGAAATGATAAAGATGTAAAAATAAACGCTGTGTTTGAAGAGAAAGTTTCGATCGTTTACTATTATCCTAATATGCAGCCGGATATTATTGATTCCCTGGTTGATAATGGTTATAAAGGAATTGTTATTGCGGGTACCGGGCTTGGACACGTTAATAAACCTATGTATCCGGCACTTAAACGTGCGAAGGAGAAAGGGGTTGCTGTTTACATGACTGTTCAAACACTTTGGGGTTATGTGCAGATGTATGTTTACGATACCGGAAGAGATATGATGGAACTTGGTGTTGTTCCCGCAGCCAATATGCTTCCTGAAGTTGCGTATGTAAAACTCGGGTGGGCGCTTGGGCAAACAAGTGATCTTCAAAAAGTTAAGGAGATAATGTTAACGCCTATTGCCGGTGAAATAACTGAACGTGAACCAAGCAACGGTTATTTAATTTACCAGGGGGGTTTACCTGAAGTGGAAGAGTTTATTAAGCAGTATAGGAAGTAA
- a CDS encoding ammonium transporter, with amino-acid sequence MFDTGSTGFMLIATSLVMLMTPGLAFFYGGLVGRKNVLAIMIQSFVSLGWTTVIWFAFGYSLCFSGGEGGLIGNFDMAFFNGTDLNTAFTGNNQIPLYVFAAYQMMFAIITPALITGAFTNRVKFPAYMIFLTLWLIFVYFPLVHMVWGGGLLATWGVLDFAGGIVVHASAGMAALASVFYVGKRNIIERGPHSIPLVALGTGLLWFGWYGFNAGSELQVDAITATAFLNTDVAASFAAIVWLFLAWFLEKKPKFVGLLTGAVAGLATITPAAGFVTVQHAAIIGIIAGIVCYFAVSLKNKLHWDDALDVWGVHGVGGTIGVILLGLFASSSVNPIVTSNGLFAGGNLEFLWKQLISVIVVGAYCFIFTYVALWLINFITPVKVTKQEEETGLDNSLHGEIAYEQE; translated from the coding sequence ATGTTCGACACTGGCAGTACCGGCTTTATGCTTATTGCAACAAGCCTTGTTATGTTAATGACACCTGGTCTCGCATTCTTTTATGGCGGATTGGTTGGAAGAAAAAATGTACTCGCAATAATGATCCAGAGTTTTGTTTCATTGGGATGGACAACTGTTATCTGGTTTGCATTCGGTTATTCACTATGCTTCAGCGGCGGTGAAGGCGGCTTGATCGGAAACTTTGATATGGCATTCTTTAACGGCACTGATCTTAATACTGCATTTACAGGGAATAATCAAATTCCACTTTATGTTTTTGCAGCATACCAAATGATGTTCGCAATTATAACTCCTGCATTAATTACCGGAGCTTTCACTAACAGGGTGAAGTTCCCTGCTTACATGATCTTCCTCACACTCTGGCTAATTTTTGTTTACTTCCCTCTTGTTCACATGGTTTGGGGAGGTGGTCTGTTAGCAACATGGGGAGTTCTTGATTTTGCAGGTGGAATTGTTGTTCACGCAAGCGCAGGTATGGCAGCACTTGCATCGGTATTTTATGTGGGTAAACGAAATATTATTGAAAGAGGTCCGCACAGCATTCCGCTTGTTGCATTAGGTACTGGATTACTCTGGTTCGGATGGTACGGTTTTAATGCAGGAAGTGAATTACAAGTCGATGCAATCACCGCAACAGCATTTCTAAACACAGACGTCGCTGCATCATTTGCAGCAATAGTCTGGTTATTCCTTGCATGGTTCCTTGAAAAGAAACCAAAATTTGTCGGGCTACTTACGGGTGCCGTAGCAGGGCTTGCAACGATTACACCTGCAGCAGGATTTGTTACTGTTCAACACGCCGCTATTATCGGAATAATTGCTGGTATCGTTTGTTACTTTGCTGTAAGTTTGAAAAATAAACTTCATTGGGATGATGCACTTGATGTTTGGGGAGTTCACGGCGTTGGCGGTACAATAGGCGTAATTTTACTTGGTCTGTTCGCATCTTCATCAGTAAATCCGATTGTAACCTCCAACGGACTATTTGCCGGAGGTAATTTAGAATTTCTATGGAAACAGTTAATAAGTGTAATCGTTGTAGGAGCCTATTGTTTTATCTTTACTTATGTAGCACTCTGGTTGATTAATTTTATAACTCCTGTTAAAGTAACAAAACAGGAAGAAGAAACAGGTCTGGATAATTCACTTCACGGTGAAATAGCTTATGAGCAGGAATAA
- a CDS encoding response regulator transcription factor: MRKILIVHGLPDQETSYKETLKAEGFNTYLTAGEKNGISIAVTYLPDIIICDICNPESELKVVKELSHNNATLSIPLIVLTDIKQLIHSRTLMELGADDVIVKPVAGEPVLKSIQSRLKKLEALKEKLIYKLTYIESENKTAQKKNDHLLIKIGNDLKFIEYSSIVYIIALKEYTKLVLEDGCKLIVRKSIRNWIDTLPPKDFLRIHRATIVNIWHLQKIEKCGLRSYCVYMKNISKPFQLSQRYGNIMRKTFKG, translated from the coding sequence GTGCGAAAAATATTGATTGTTCACGGTTTACCCGATCAGGAAACCTCATATAAAGAAACTCTGAAAGCTGAAGGATTCAACACTTATCTTACAGCAGGCGAAAAAAACGGTATTAGCATTGCCGTAACCTACCTGCCTGATATTATAATCTGTGACATCTGTAATCCGGAATCAGAATTGAAAGTTGTTAAAGAACTTTCTCATAACAACGCAACCTTATCAATACCCTTAATAGTTTTAACAGATATAAAACAATTGATCCATTCAAGAACACTTATGGAACTTGGTGCTGATGATGTAATAGTAAAACCGGTTGCAGGTGAACCTGTTTTAAAATCAATTCAAAGCAGGTTAAAAAAGTTAGAAGCGTTAAAGGAAAAATTAATTTACAAACTGACATATATTGAAAGTGAAAATAAAACTGCTCAAAAGAAAAATGATCATCTGCTGATAAAAATCGGCAACGATCTGAAGTTCATTGAATACAGCAGTATTGTCTATATAATTGCGCTTAAAGAATACACCAAACTTGTGCTGGAAGATGGCTGCAAATTAATAGTAAGGAAATCCATCCGTAACTGGATAGATACACTGCCCCCGAAAGATTTTTTAAGGATTCACAGGGCAACTATAGTAAACATCTGGCATCTTCAAAAAATTGAAAAGTGTGGTTTGAGAAGTTACTGCGTTTATATGAAAAACATTTCCAAACCTTTCCAGTTAAGCCAGCGCTACGGAAATATTATGCGAAAAACCTTTAAAGGGTAA
- the ettA gene encoding energy-dependent translational throttle protein EttA: MSNEVNKIIYSMIGVSKFYNNKPVLKDIYLSYFYGAKIGVIGLNGSGKSSLLKILSGVDKNFNGETVLSPGHTIGYLEQEPLLDDNKTVKEIVEEGVQEVVDLLKEYNAITEKFSEPMDDDEMTKLLEHQGEVQEKLEAMGGWDLDSRLEMAMDALRCPPGEMNVKVLSGGERRRVALCRLLLQKPDILLLDEPTNHLDAETVAWLEHHLQKYEGTVIAVTHDRYFLDNVAGWILELDRGEGIPWKGNYSSWLEQKQERLRVEEKQESQRQKTLRRELEWIRMSPKARHAKSKSRITSYENLLKDEKEKSQKELQLYIPVAERLGDVVIECENISKAYGDNILIDDLTFSIPPGAVVGIIGPNGAGKTTLFKMITGLENPDKGNLKIGSTVKLSYVDQSRDALNPEKSIWELISGGEDTIMLGTRQVNSRAYVAQFNFSGGDQQKKVAALSGGERNRVHLAMMLKQGANVILLDEPTNDLDVNTLRALEEGIEKFAGCVLVISHDRWFLDRIATHILAFEGDSKAVWFDGNYTEYEEKRKERLGVDADQPHRIKYRHLTRS; the protein is encoded by the coding sequence ATGAGCAACGAAGTAAACAAAATAATTTACTCCATGATCGGAGTAAGTAAGTTTTATAACAATAAACCTGTTCTTAAAGATATTTACCTATCATACTTTTACGGTGCAAAGATCGGCGTGATAGGATTAAATGGCTCCGGTAAATCATCACTGCTAAAAATTCTTTCCGGGGTTGACAAAAATTTTAATGGCGAAACAGTTCTTTCTCCCGGTCATACCATTGGTTACCTTGAGCAGGAACCTTTACTTGATGATAATAAAACTGTAAAAGAAATTGTTGAGGAAGGAGTTCAGGAAGTTGTTGACCTGTTAAAAGAATACAATGCAATAACAGAAAAATTTTCTGAACCAATGGATGATGATGAAATGACAAAACTGCTAGAGCATCAAGGTGAAGTTCAGGAAAAACTTGAAGCAATGGGAGGATGGGATCTTGATTCGCGCCTTGAAATGGCAATGGATGCGTTGAGGTGTCCACCAGGTGAGATGAATGTTAAAGTTCTTTCAGGCGGGGAAAGAAGACGAGTTGCGTTGTGCAGATTACTTCTTCAAAAGCCTGATATACTTTTGCTTGATGAACCGACAAACCATCTTGACGCTGAAACAGTTGCATGGCTTGAACATCATCTTCAAAAATATGAAGGTACAGTTATAGCAGTTACACACGACAGATATTTTCTTGACAATGTTGCAGGCTGGATTCTTGAACTTGACAGAGGTGAAGGAATCCCATGGAAAGGAAATTATTCTTCGTGGCTGGAACAAAAACAGGAACGGCTTAGAGTTGAAGAGAAACAGGAAAGTCAAAGACAAAAAACTTTACGGCGTGAACTTGAGTGGATAAGAATGAGTCCTAAAGCCCGTCACGCAAAATCAAAGTCAAGAATTACTTCTTATGAAAATCTTTTAAAAGATGAAAAAGAAAAATCACAGAAAGAACTTCAACTATACATTCCTGTTGCGGAAAGATTAGGTGATGTAGTAATTGAATGTGAAAATATTTCCAAAGCATACGGAGATAATATTTTAATTGATGATTTAACATTCTCAATTCCTCCTGGCGCAGTAGTTGGAATTATAGGACCAAACGGCGCGGGTAAAACAACCCTATTTAAAATGATAACAGGGTTGGAAAATCCTGATAAAGGAAATCTCAAAATCGGTTCAACAGTAAAACTGTCTTATGTCGATCAATCAAGAGACGCACTTAATCCCGAAAAAAGTATTTGGGAATTAATCTCCGGTGGCGAAGATACTATAATGCTTGGTACAAGGCAGGTTAACTCACGCGCTTATGTTGCGCAGTTTAATTTTTCCGGTGGTGACCAGCAGAAAAAAGTCGCAGCATTATCTGGCGGCGAACGTAACCGCGTTCATCTTGCTATGATGTTAAAGCAAGGTGCAAATGTTATTCTTCTTGATGAACCGACAAATGATCTAGACGTGAACACTCTACGCGCACTTGAAGAAGGAATTGAAAAATTTGCAGGTTGTGTTTTGGTTATAAGTCACGACAGGTGGTTCTTAGACAGAATCGCAACACATATACTCGCATTTGAAGGTGACAGCAAAGCAGTTTGGTTTGACGGAAACTATACTGAGTATGAAGAAAAACGTAAAGAGCGATTAGGTGTCGATGCCGATCAACCACACAGGATTAAGTACAGGCATTTGACAAGAAGTTGA
- a CDS encoding peptidylprolyl isomerase yields the protein MKITGLTFLFCIGIGILTTTLAQSGKPQYNIRCEREGTFIGNIKVELFSNIAPLHTHNFDSLVNIQFFDTTAFHRVVPNFVIQGGDPNSRHGDPSTWGNGDSTQTNVPAEFSNVNHTRGILGAARDNDINSANSQFFINVVENSGLNGNYTAYGRVYEGMDVADNIVNSPTVPGTERPVQKIEMFITSIGVNNNIPSAPTLISPADGLADVVGGINFQWAGDEETVLYTLQISKDSTFAVLDVEVEVGRTNITRGEFDQGFVKYYWRVRANNGGNYSEFSETRSFITGIASPLLSSPVDSATNVPINAQFIWNNVLGAQSYRLQVATTAAFFGTGLVLNTNGITDTTYSINNLQNNKKYYWRVRGITPSYEGIYSQVFSFTTTSAVTINEDKPIFKYELNQNYPNPFNPSTEISFSILKREHVTLKIFNVLGTEITTLIDGELEAGSHRASFNLNDISSTLTSGIYFYQLTTDSFKQTKKMMLLK from the coding sequence ATGAAAATAACTGGATTGACATTTTTATTTTGCATTGGTATCGGAATTTTAACAACTACCTTAGCACAATCAGGTAAACCGCAATACAATATCCGATGCGAACGTGAAGGAACTTTTATTGGAAATATTAAAGTTGAACTATTTTCTAATATAGCTCCTCTGCATACACATAATTTTGATAGCCTGGTAAACATTCAATTTTTTGATACTACTGCATTTCACCGGGTGGTTCCAAATTTTGTTATTCAGGGCGGGGATCCGAACTCGAGACATGGTGATCCATCTACATGGGGTAATGGAGATTCAACCCAAACAAATGTGCCGGCAGAATTCAGTAACGTAAATCACACAAGGGGTATATTAGGAGCCGCCAGAGATAATGATATCAACAGTGCGAACTCACAATTTTTTATTAATGTAGTTGAAAACTCAGGTTTGAACGGCAACTATACCGCATACGGCAGAGTCTATGAAGGAATGGATGTAGCTGATAACATTGTTAATTCACCAACTGTACCCGGAACAGAAAGACCTGTTCAAAAAATAGAAATGTTTATCACTTCTATTGGCGTAAATAATAATATTCCTTCAGCACCCACTCTAATAAGTCCAGCAGATGGTTTAGCAGATGTGGTGGGTGGTATAAATTTTCAATGGGCCGGAGATGAAGAGACTGTTTTATACACATTACAAATTTCAAAAGACTCAACCTTTGCAGTACTTGATGTAGAGGTTGAGGTTGGAAGGACTAACATTACCCGCGGAGAATTTGATCAAGGTTTTGTAAAATATTATTGGCGGGTCAGAGCGAATAATGGGGGTAACTACAGCGAGTTTTCAGAAACAAGATCATTTATAACTGGGATAGCTTCTCCACTGCTTAGTTCGCCGGTTGACAGCGCGACTAATGTTCCGATAAATGCCCAATTTATTTGGAACAACGTTCTGGGTGCACAATCCTATAGGTTACAAGTCGCGACAACTGCCGCATTTTTTGGCACTGGTTTAGTATTAAATACAAATGGAATTACAGACACAACCTATTCTATCAATAACCTGCAGAACAACAAAAAATATTATTGGCGTGTGCGTGGAATAACCCCTTCATATGAAGGTATATATTCACAGGTATTCAGTTTTACAACTACATCAGCTGTTACTATTAATGAGGATAAGCCCATTTTCAAATATGAACTAAATCAAAACTATCCAAACCCATTTAACCCTTCCACCGAAATCTCATTTTCAATTTTGAAACGTGAGCATGTGACATTAAAAATTTTTAATGTTCTTGGAACAGAAATCACTACATTGATCGATGGTGAACTTGAAGCAGGTTCACATCGTGCATCATTTAATCTGAATGATATCTCTTCAACTTTGACAAGCGGAATTTATTTTTATCAATTAACAACCGATTCATTTAAGCAGACAAAAAAAATGATGCTATTAAAATAA